A genomic window from Salvia splendens isolate huo1 unplaced genomic scaffold, SspV2 ctg152, whole genome shotgun sequence includes:
- the LOC121789164 gene encoding cyclic dof factor 2-like: MSEVKDPKIKLFGKTIELPETALAAEKTGEAAQSCDAAGEDTSINQDPPCSSSSMIEENDINGDGEDHESNKNQSGLKHDDKEEGRSQALTLDELKDSNATPSIVEEPKALSAGSDARPMESLKTEEDQTETSDSQDKTLKKPDKILPCPRCNSMDTKFCYFNNYNVNQPRHFCKNCQRYWTAGGTMRNVPVGAGRRKNKNAASQFRHLTVPDGLQNVRVDLPNGIHHPVLSPNGTVITFNSNTPLCESMVSVLNIADKTVRNNMRNGFHRPEEVGIEASHGLKENGDDRSSGSSTTAASSKEEVGKTGLPELIPNSHPFPPQVPCFPGAPWPYPWHSVQWTAPVSPPNFQPGGFALPFYPPAPAYWGCAVPGPWNVPWIIPPTPSQSHTPPNSSPNSPTLGKHSRDDNTLMPVNPEEASEKESNPEKCLWVPKTLRIDDPGEAAKSSIWATLGIKNERADSVGSGGLFKAFESQAKGGEKAHGPETSTVLQANPAALSRSLSFQESS, translated from the exons ATGTCTGAAGTGAAAGACCCCAAGATTAAGCTTTTCGGAAAAACCATCGAACTTCCCGAGACTGCCTTGGCGGCGGAGAAGACTGGTGAAGCAGCTCAGTCATGTGATGCTGCTGGAGAGGATACTTCGATTAATCAAGATCCCCCTTGTTCATCTAGCTCCATGATTGAAGAAAATGATATCAACGGCGACGGAGAGGACCATGAATCGAACAAG AACCAATCAGGCTTAAAACACGACGATAAAGAGGAGGGTCGGTCCCAGGCTTTGACATTGGATGAATTAAAAGATTCTAATGCAACCCCATCTATAGTTGAGGAACCTAAGGCATTGTCTGCTGGTAGCGATGCCAGACCCATGGAAAGCTTGAAGACGGAAGAGGACCAGACTGAGACCAGTGACTCACAGGACAAAACTCTGAAGAAGCCAGACAAGATACTCCCGTGTCCTCGTTGCAACAGCATGGATacaaaattttgttattttaacaaTTACAACGTCAACCAGCCAAGACATTTCTGCAAGAATTGTCAGAGGTACTGGACAGCTGGTGGGACCATGAGGAATGTGCCTGTAGGGGCCGGTCGCCGTAAGAACAAGAATGCTGCTTCCCAGTTCCGTCATCTAACTGTTCCTGATGGCCTTCAGAATGTTCGGGTGGACCTCCCGAACGGAATACACCACCCTGTTCTGAGCCCCAATGGCACTGTTATCACTTTCAATTCAAACACACCTCTATGTGAATCAATGGTGTCTGTCTTAAATATTGCCGATAAAACCGTCAGAAACAACATGAGGAACGGGTTTCACAGACCGGAAGAAGTAGGAATCGAGGCTTCTCATGGGCTTAAAGAGAATGGAGATGATCGCTCAAGTGGATCTTCCACCACTGCTGCAAGTTCAAAGGAAGAAGTTGGTAAAACCGGCTTGCCTGAACTGATACCAAACAGTCATCCCTTTCCTCCCCAAGTTCCTTGCTTTCCAGGTGCCCCATGGCCTTATCCGTGGCATTCTGTTCAGTGGACTGCTCCCGTGTCTCCACCAAACTTTCAACCCGGTGGCTTTGCTTTGCCCTTCTATCCTCCGGCACCAGCTTACTGGGGTTGTGCTGTACCTGGCCCTTGGAATGTTCCTTGGATTATCCCCCCAACACCATCACAGAGCCACACTCCTCCGAATTCCAGCCCCAATTCCCCGACATTAGGGAAGCACTCGAGAGATGACAACACTCTGATGCCCGTCAACCCAGAGGAAGCAAGTGAGAAGGAGAGTAATCCCGAGAAATGTCTGTGGGTTCCGAAAACTTTGAGAATTGACGATCCTGGAGAGGCCGCCAAGAGTTCCATATGGGCAACTTTAGGTATAAAGAATGAGAGAGCGGATTCTGTGGGTAGTGGTGGTCTTTTTAAGGCCTTCGAAAGCCAAGCGAAAGGCGGTGAAAAGGCTCATGGTCCAGAAACATCGACAGTATTACAAGCAAATCCAGCAGCTTTGTCTAGGTCATTGAGCTTCCAAGAGAGCTCTTAA